The genomic interval GTAAACATACTCGGAATCAAATCTTCTCTACCAAAGGTAAATGCAGCGGCAATTTCATGCGGTTTTCCATGTTCGATAACCGTGAAAGTAAAATCCAAAAATGCTTTGATTCCAGGATGTAAATGACTGGTTTTAATCGCTACAAAAATATTTTTAAGCGAATTGATTTCATTTAAAAAATGTTCGATTTCGCTTGTGTTAGCACCACAATCTTGCATCGCTTCAATATACATTTCGTAATGACTTTGACGACGACCGTCAATTGTTAAATCGGTTTCTTCGGCAAGTACAATTTCGTTAATCAAATACCTGGTTTGAGGATTGGTAGTCGGAAACCAAGGTGTAGTGGTACACGTCAACTTAGATTGTAGTGCTTTCAATAAAGACATAAAATCCCAAACTGCATAGACG from Flavobacterium ovatum carries:
- a CDS encoding DUF3050 domain-containing protein is translated as MNIQHINNSIQNQKNILLQHPLYNRVKTIEDLHAFLEGHVYAVWDFMSLLKALQSKLTCTTTPWFPTTNPQTRYLINEIVLAEETDLTIDGRRQSHYEMYIEAMQDCGANTSEIEHFLNEINSLKNIFVAIKTSHLHPGIKAFLDFTFTVIEHGKPHEIAAAFTFGREDLIPSMFTSIIKRFQENLTETDLSKLVYYFERHIELDADEHGPMAMEMITELCKNDPIKWKEVEEVSILALEKRIGLWNAIEEQISQKVTMA